ctggtcccgggctactattcacagaaatagatGAAACaacttcataaacctcctcctcagtcggttcttccctcagctgacctatagactcctcaaAAACTACTGAATGGATGATATCTTCCAAGTTTGACCTTTGCAATGAACTATTTTGccccaagaattgctcaaaatacttcacaacctcatcatggaccatctgcatattttccaacaccaAACCATCAGGAAGggtcattgaatttacacaagaatttcgccttttttgcgtaatcacagcatggaaaaactttgaattctgatccccatctatcaaccatttcatctttgcttaTTGCGCCAATctagcctcttcccttctataccaaacctccaattcagccttagaaataaggaactcttcttcaactgattccgagTATTCTGCCTGCAGTAAATTCTCATACTTTTCCACCttttcctccaactcttgaataaaactaccaacacgaccgaaagtctgtttattccacaccttaagtctttgttttagcctttttaatttaccccccaatttacacaatcctgaatccgccacaatgtgttctctccaagatgattcaaccatttccaaaaaatccccatgtgacgtccacatgttctgaaacctaaaaggcGCTGGCCCATACCTCTCTATACTCGCACACAACTGTAAtaagataggagaatgatctgaagtatttcttttcaacaaagaagtcttagcttcaccataatttatagaaaaaacattattaatcagcaccctgtccagtttcgcccaacttcttctcaaaccttgttggccattacaccaagaaaattgacttccttcaaatttgaggtccaataacccacaactattaatacaaccattaaattcagccatagacgaacccaagcgaggtctacctcccaccATTTCCTCAtttgaccgaattacattaaaatctcccataacaacccaagccacatcaacaCTTGACATCCCCTTAAGttgttcccataaatctcttctcttaatatgataacatttagcataaacaaaagtaagaagcagggagcctctatcctctgttaacaaaactgtcacacattgatttaaggtacccacctaatccacttgaacatcatctttccaaaacaaccaaatcttcccaccttcctctatattagagcaaaagttagtaaattgcaaatacatcccccaccttcgtatcttttctatatcttgaaaaggttccgagactgccaaaatcgaaactttctgattCTTCataatttgtttcaatcttctcttcgatgtgcccaaccctcttatattccaaaacataattttatcaatcataggttcaacttttgaggtactgccttagacctcttagactttctcacttgtccatcatctttatttcttccttctgAATCATCCACTATCCTATTACCTGGAtcagaataatattctttttgagtatcaatgcaaacctccaaatcTCCCTCAGATAATACATTATAATTACCCCTCCACACTCCACCCTCcacttccccctctctctcatccacctcctccactaaaATCAACTCTCCATCTTTATCCTTTTCCACTTTCCCCCTCCCCCCTTCATAAACAACTCTGATTTCCTAAACAGACCTAGAACAATCTATCAGTTCTACATGCACCCCTACCATCCCTGACTTCTGGTCTTTATCACGATCaactttctctccactattcttctctaccaaataaacttcctccacttttttagtacccacattattgacctcattcacaatttctttatttttctcaatcaccttTAACGGACCATTTACatttccatccttcttctcctccacctgtTGTTCCTGACTCTTCAAAAtaggaccttcctcttcaactattgTATTatcttttctacccacttctttccaaaccatctcaTCTACCTCCTTtctcatacctaccttccttttatccttaggttTAACTCCAACCCggcatactacttcagtgtgaccttgcttacaacatttgttacaatagaaaccccttttctcatatattaccctttgccaattctctttttgtcctaccaccaacggaaaaccctccacaggatccttctgcaaatcTACTTCAACACATAATTTTGCACCtgtggctcgtgttctatataacgtGGCATTATCCGTTCCTAAGAATTtaccaaatctagtggccaaATTTTGTAGAtagtccattctatataaatgtaaaggcagacctggtaagaaaatccactgaggtgcgattgatggctccttgttgacatcaaaattcacggaCCAGTTAAAAAGCTGAAATTGGCACCccgccacccatcttccttctcgtgcctatgcatgaatgtagtcctttttgtttaccaaatgcaacagaacATGATAGTtatccataaaacttatcatggGAACTTCAGAGAGGCTCcatgattggataatatgcccTTTGAAGGACATTGATAGACGAtcttgcagaaagaaatttaagcaccaaaGCAAACTTTAGATCCTCCGCAGTCTTTTCTATCTCCACATCTCAACGAGTGCTTGATATGCACGGATTACAGAAATTGTTACGGTGATGTATGAATCATGTGATTTGTAGATTTATATAAATAAGGCCAAGTATGAGCCGATTTTtacaaatggaaaggaaaatatgtatttttaactATATAGGCGtgagtacaatttttttttttataatgtcaTTTTCAGTTAAAGTTGTGTTTTGATTACACTAAAAAGTCATGTTAGTTACACACTAACAATAATCTATTCtaccttactgaaatgtgtctcaccccaataaatatttgaACTTTTCAGGACAACTAGGAAGTCAAGCCTAGGTGCTTCGGGGCGGAGTGTAGATAATATAGTTAGGGTAAGTGCGGGTATAGAgctgtgtatatatgtttttggtaatttttgggttacagtattgttttgggaaattttattgtaatggttgtgagatagtactctggtatgtaagATTTTGGGAGGTTAATTTATTTTGCTTTCGCTGGGTGTTGGTTGCTTATAAATTCTATTATGGAAAGGATGCACCGGGGAACCCCCTTTTGGGTTCGGGTTGTTACAGATGTGGTATCAGAGACATTATGTGATTAtatgtattattgttattatgttatgAGAATTTTTGGGGCAATACATTAGATCTCATAGAGCTCAATTCCCGTTCTCAACCCATGACCAATATGAGCTCGAAGCTTCCTTTGTAATATGACTCTTGAAACTGTAATTCTCAAGAGAAAAGGTTTTAACCATTTGCAGGGTAATTCAGAAAAAAATGCTGCTTATCACAGGCTCGTGACATGAGTTTACACGAACCCTGGGTGAGCTTTGCCCTATCTGCTCGTCATGTTAGCCCGTAACCATCATAGGCTCGTACTAACCAGTGCAACTCATGGGAACTCTGCTCTCCCCGATGGTCCATGCTTGTGGGGGAATCTGCAGCTGCCCATGCCCAACTTCTCACACAGTCACCCTCAAGCATGCCTTGTTCATTTCAGTCACTATCCCTTTTTCTATTAAAGCTATGCATCTTTTTGTGGGTAACTTAGGCTGGCGGGAAGGGAAATGCATGTGCATGCCTTTGGTTCTAGATTTTTTGATATGGTACTAAATTTTTATGAATGGAAAAAATCAATCTTGCTTCTCATCTAGTTGATAATGTCCATGATTGTGACAAGATTGTACaattgataaatttaaaagttttttttatttttatttttttaattagggCGAAGATTCGAGTATTGGGAGTTATCGATTTTTCCATTGAAATAAATTCTTGTGCCATGTTTGATTCCTAGACTATAATGAGATGAGAATTGAGTGAATTGAGAATGCAAAGAAATTAATAATTAAGTAATAAATTTGATCTAATTCTGTCGGGTTACCTTCCTTTCCTATCTACTATAGTGTGATTAGCATTTAACTGAAAACAACATAAAAACTAACTCATTAATTATTATAGTAGATTAATTGAGTGTTCAAAAACGTTTGACAGTAACACATACTCAAGAAAAAATTAACACCTTTCAAAGAGTACAAAGTTAGCAAATCTCATTTTAagtttttatctatcaaaaaatctATCTTGCTTCTCATCTAATTAAGTAACTTTCGTTATCATGACGAAAGATTGCTcaatggataattttttttttttttttttaaatttgggGTTAGTCATTAAGATGGGAGTGTCGGGAATTACTGACTTTTCAACTGAAATAAAATCTTATGCCATGCTTGATTTGCAGAATGAAACTAAGGCGAGAATCAAGCGGAATGAAAATTGTGAATAGAAAACACTAATAAATTAATCAAgtaataaatttgatttcattattttcattccattcctatTCGTCGTAGGTATGGTTGATATTTAGGCGGAGAGGAACAGAAAAACAAACTTGACTCGTTATTAATTATCGTAGATTAGTCAAGTACTAAAAAGACTTTAGGTACAATTGCATCACCTAGGGGAAAATAAccaaagaaaataaacaaaagaatAATAATAGCATATCTAATTTTAACAGTTTGGTGAGCAGCATTCATAGGCCTCTGCTCTCATTACTTACCCTGGTTGCTTTGAGACTCCTCACTTATTAGTTTTTACAGAAAGTAAAGATGCCTGTCTCTGGCTGGCCCAACTGGAGCTCAAATAAAGCAAATTCTTCTTGTACAAGTGGCTACCTATCTTAGCTCtccctttttctctttctctgtATTTCATTATCCTCCTTTGAATTCCAAACCAAAAGCTGATTCTGCGTGTGCTAATGATAATAGGTTCATCAATTAAATGGGCTAGGGTTGGGAatgcccacacacacacacacacacaaaaattaaGTTTATACAGAGAAACATAGCTTACAAACTGTGTTTTATACATAGACACTGCAAAATGTACAATTTGGCAACCCTGCAGCATCAGACCATCTGAGAGCAAGCTGCCTACTTCATGATCATCAGTTTAATTTTGGAGAGAACAACATTTTGATCAAGAGGATGGTGGAGGTTGCATTAATAGAAATATGCGTACTGATCGAAGAAAGAAAGATCAATTAAGAGCATAAAGTTCGAGCTTTAGAGAGTTCGTAAAGAAAGGGATTGAAAATATGAAGGTCGAGCTCTAGATGAGCTTTGAATTCGTAttgaaaaaagaaagagagattgAAAACATGAAATTTGAGTTCGGAATTCGtgttaaaaaaaaagagaaagaaagggagATGGAAAAAAGATGTTCGAGCTTTCAATTcgtattttatgaaataaaaaaggAGACTGAAAATATGAAGTTGGAGCCTCGAGTCTCAAATTGTGTAAGCTTGGACAACACAGTTGTAAACTTAAAAGCTCAAAATTCAGGCTTtcaaacataaaaaaattatCGAAGATTGGTCGAATTTTTGTCAAtctcgctctctctttctcttcaaaAGGATGAAACAAATCTCCCACCAGCTCTCATCATCATCTTAAACTCATCAAAGCTAACCATGCCATCCCCATCCACATCAACCTTTTTGATCATCTCTTTGCAATCCTCCATCCTCCTCCCTTCCTTCAACCCTAGAGATCCAAGCACCTTCCCCAGCTCCTCCACCGAAATCAACCCATCCCCATCTTTATCAAACACCTCAAAGGCTTCTCTCAGCCCACTCTCCTCCTCTCCCTCCCCACTCCCCCGCGTCGCCGGCTCGAACAACTGGCAGAACTCGTCCGCGTCGATCAGCCCATCGCCATTGGCATCCAACCTCTCCATCATCTCTTCCACATCCCTCTCCGTTGCGACGATTCCGATGTTCCCGAGAGATTCTCTGAGCTCCTGCTTGGTTATGAACCCGTCCCCGTTCTTGTCGAAGGTCGCGAACACCGTCTTGAGCTCGGCCTTCTTGCGGGCGGCGCCCACGGGCATGCTCTCCCTCTGGGGAGCCAcagaggtagaggtggtgttAGTACTGGTGGCTTTGGTGGAATTCACAAAAGATGTTTTGGTGAATAGGGAGAGAAGCCATGCGTAGAACTTGCTGGTGGGAAAATGGAAGAAGGAGTTGATGAGGCCTGCAATGAACAAGACTGCTAATAGTAATAAGGTGACTACCATCGTGAATGAAGTAGAGCACagtgagaaagaagaagaagaaggggagaGGTGACGAGGAAGAACAGCGAAGAACAAATTGAGTTGGGGTTATGAATGGTGgtggttcattttttttttctcctgttGCGTTTAGGTTAGGATGAGTTGAAAGCTTGATACTCTTGAGTACGCGTCGTTTGGTGTTTGGGATCCCACAAACCGCGTGAATGGTAATAACTGATTGTTTTGTGGGTTTGGTCCATACACACCCTTAATTCTTGATATTTTCTATGTGCTACCCAAAGTTACATTGTGGTAGGTATGGGGATTAATTAGAGAATTTATAGTGTAATTAATTCACAAATATCCCATTTAATGtacaagttttttttttggaggggaGGGGATGGTTGGTTTGGTTTAATGAAGAACTCAAAATAGtctgaattttatatatatatatataatttctaaaaaaataagtaattaatttggaaagtactttttaagataagtacttatttattgatataaatacttatgaaaaatacttttctaaaaaagtatttattttttaGATGTTCCAAACGGGGCCATCGGGGCATCATTGGGGCTTGAGCTTTGTAGAGAGTGTTGCTTATTCCTATATATTAATCTATCCTAAATTCCTAAGGCCTTGGATTTGAACttttattgaatttaaataaaatgtaatataaaactgtattgaaatttgttcaataaatccacacaaatccaaatctaaagtgTGAAACACATTCTTCCAAACACTATCTTAGTCTATGTTTGGAGaggtcttagatttgaatttgtattaaattgaATAAGATGCaatacaaaattattttgaaatttgtctaaattcacccaaacccaaatccaaaatttgaaaatcatgattctAAACGTTATGTAATGCTATTTGTCGTGGGGGAGAAGCGCTACGGGATATCATACGAAAGCAAGAGAGGGGGCTAGATGGCTAGCACACATGAATGCCATGAGCTGCACACATAATTAATTTTCCACGACGTTCCTTCCCATGATGAACAACATTTTTGGACAAAAAGAAGTTCACATTTTGAGATTGTAAGCCAAATGAGTGGAAAAGAAATAGTAGCGGATAATTTTGATAAATTACAATAACTAAAAAATTGTTCCTCAAATAGAGCATTTCCTTTTCCGATGTAACTATTGTTACAACACTATTATCATTCTACTTAACTAATAACTTTTAAATAGCTAGCAAAGTTGCGTAAGTTACATTCTTACTTTGTCTTCAAATAATAATGGCCTAATGATGCACTGTCAACGGTCTAGTTAACTTAACAATATAGTGGGAATGTAACAatcaaatattttcttttttttcattaaattttgaAAGGTACATAGGCTAAAACTATTGTGTGTTGAAAatgaaatgggtagagtaggtgtAAAACTTGACTTTGTTCTTATGATTCTATAATTGATTTTCCAAGTACTTAAAATGCTTATCCCTATTCATTAGTTTTCAAATGATTGGACCATATTTGAGCCTAATAAAAAACgaaaagaaatatataataatagaaATGCTATATTTACTTTTTAGATGTCACCCTTTTATTTACTCACTGTTTGATGGATATTTTACTATTTATATGGTACAATATTGTAGTGTGCGGCTTATATCAAATGAAACACGTGTACAGAAGCAGGCTGATGCTTGAAGTGGAGTGGAGCGGAACGACAGTACAAggatatttgagaaaattttctaaTACCTCTGTACAGTTAGGATTAGTGTAAATACATATGATATAACCCTATTTTTACATAATGAAATTCAGCCACCGCTCGTTCTTGTGGATGTAGGCAGGCATATTGTCGATCCACGTTAAATCTGCATATTTTTGTTGCTCTATCTCTTtgtttttttcatactatttatcaTAATTGTCACACGTTTCACAACACACAATTATCTAAAGTAATGAGTAAGAAAAAATGTGGTATGTTCGATAGGCAAATGTAAcgatatttataaataaaaattttaattttaaaaactatttttaagttttaaaattttaattatttttgaacaaatttgaattgaaatcgaTTTATGAAAAAAgacaatgtaaaaaaaaaaaaaaaaaagatttagaaaaagAGTATTGTAAGGGAAGATGGgtataatataataaatgcatgCACTCAAAGACGATGGTATTGGGATGCTCTGTTTTTTGCCCTTTTGTAAGGAACAAAATGATGCCCTGTTTGGACCATCCCCCACCACAATCTACATAAAATGCCTAAACAACAAACGCGGCCCAACCTTTTTCAGTTGGCATATATCCCACCCGTACGCGTCATTGGTTCCTTCACAATTACTTTGATGTTTTACGTAAAGATATTTCAAAAGCATTTTGGTGTCATATAGTTATTTATGTTAATGTATGATAACTATCGTTACCTTTTTTTTTGGTGACCATTATTGTTTATGATTATATAAccattttataataattatttatatatatatatttctcgaGATTAagaatttataataattatttgtaCATATTTCTCGCCCTTACCACCCGactgtatggtcggaggtttGGGATTTCTCAATCTTAAatataaaagttttaaattctaGTTACTACACTTTTTTCCTTGAAAGTATaaaactattattatttaaaatcaAGTACACTTCTAAATatgtatgatacttgttctttaaGGGTCtatttggataaaaaattttacGAAAAAATGAGGATGAAActcatttttacttatatttttattttctattaaatacaattaaaaataaaaatttattttaatataactaaaaatttaaaaaactaaatattaatgatatttaaaatcataattttgttcatagatttggtatatttttttattttctttcttatttttcttgataatcaaatatgaaaatatggattccttgatatttttctttttcttttcctaatattttttgagttccaaatgGAGCTTAAAAATAATCAAACTCTTAGTactaaattactttttttttttgaaaaggtaatatatatatatatatatatatatttattcaagtatatgaTGTGGAACTTTAGAAAATATTtgtgattgaaaaatttgttAAAGTCATTAAAGTGGAGATTTGTTGGTTTTTTATCCCACATCGATGTGAAGGTTTTCTAAACTTTTAATTTGAGGGTATAAAATGAGTTTTCATCATCATTTGTAAATACACCTTCCGTTTGTAgagttacaaatagtatttgtactttaaaatatttctaattactattggTAATTTGAAATTTGCCCAAGTTATAATTTTCTCAAACTAGTGGATTGATAGTCGACGCCTGGTGTCACGGTTCGACTATTTTCGCACCGTTGtaaagggccgtgcggcgctagctaaaatactcttgtttaactagccagcctatcgtttaccaacattcattcacgaaacactttcattaacattcattcagatagcaacggaaacaataatcaattcataaaagtcgtggcaagcaagcagtaaacattgaagcaaacgtaattcattaacaaatcctccgttgacatattgtgcttagcgagggaggcaagtaggctaagcacgttgacaatttctagcgagttttacaatgactgatgaacactcaccctcccataaagaggtttttatgtaattatcatcctggcactaggaaacatcaaagtgactgaggagtcatactgccttatttggcttacaaagactctactagcggaaaataaccctacactagtatttacatgatgggaacccatcccaagcacacgagttaagcggt
This window of the Malania oleifera isolate guangnan ecotype guangnan chromosome 6, ASM2987363v1, whole genome shotgun sequence genome carries:
- the LOC131158404 gene encoding calmodulin-like protein 3; protein product: MVVTLLLLAVLFIAGLINSFFHFPTSKFYAWLLSLFTKTSFVNSTKATSTNTTSTSVAPQRESMPVGAARKKAELKTVFATFDKNGDGFITKQELRESLGNIGIVATERDVEEMMERLDANGDGLIDADEFCQLFEPATRGSGEGEEESGLREAFEVFDKDGDGLISVEELGKVLGSLGLKEGRRMEDCKEMIKKVDVDGDGMVSFDEFKMMMRAGGRFVSSF